From a single Sphingobium lignivorans genomic region:
- a CDS encoding alpha-ketoglutarate-dependent dioxygenase AlkB has protein sequence MASNLDLFPTPVVSGLAFQGEAVASGEEADLIERIDEQSLSPFRFQQWTGKRLTRSFGWSYDFETGSFTQTEPIPEWLYTVKRRAERFAGLAEGDLVQALLIRYDPGAGIGWHRDRPVFGHVVGLSLGNAATLRLRQRRADGFRRAKIELPPRSIYHLSGEVRHNWEHSIAPLELPRWSITFRSLAR, from the coding sequence ATGGCTTCTAACCTAGACCTGTTTCCGACGCCTGTCGTCTCTGGTCTGGCCTTTCAGGGGGAGGCAGTCGCGTCCGGCGAAGAAGCAGACCTCATCGAGCGGATCGATGAACAGTCGCTCAGTCCGTTCCGCTTCCAGCAGTGGACCGGCAAACGCCTGACGCGATCCTTCGGTTGGAGTTACGATTTCGAGACTGGATCCTTCACGCAGACGGAGCCGATACCCGAGTGGCTTTATACCGTGAAACGGCGGGCCGAGCGATTTGCGGGCCTCGCCGAAGGCGATCTCGTCCAGGCACTTCTCATCCGCTACGATCCGGGGGCCGGCATCGGCTGGCACAGGGACCGTCCGGTCTTCGGGCACGTTGTCGGTCTTTCCTTAGGCAATGCAGCCACCCTTCGCTTGCGACAGCGCCGCGCGGACGGCTTCAGGCGGGCGAAGATCGAACTCCCGCCCCGGTCGATCTACCATCTCTCTGGCGAGGTCCGACACAATTGGGAGCACAGCATTGCACCGTTGGAGCTCCCCCGATGGTCAATCACGTTTCGAAGTCTCGCACGATGA
- a CDS encoding thermonuclease family protein codes for MSRLSTPIIIGTAAVIGLGAGALWSNVEGRQAQAQPAATMVSIAPRVFSLCHTGGGTNCVVDGDTVWVDSVKIRIADIDAPETHPPRCDQEAELGRRATGRLLQLVNAGPFEMRALNGREADLYGRKLRIFLRNGQSLGDQLVREGLARTWSGRREPWC; via the coding sequence ATGTCCAGGCTCTCAACGCCCATCATCATCGGTACGGCGGCGGTCATCGGACTGGGCGCTGGAGCGCTCTGGTCAAACGTCGAAGGCCGTCAGGCGCAAGCGCAACCTGCAGCAACAATGGTGTCGATCGCACCACGCGTCTTCAGCCTCTGCCATACCGGTGGCGGCACCAATTGCGTGGTCGATGGCGACACCGTCTGGGTGGATTCTGTCAAAATTCGCATCGCGGACATTGACGCGCCTGAAACCCATCCACCGCGTTGCGATCAGGAAGCCGAGCTTGGCCGACGCGCAACGGGACGGCTGCTCCAGCTTGTGAACGCCGGGCCATTTGAGATGCGCGCCCTGAATGGCCGCGAGGCGGATCTCTATGGCCGAAAGCTCAGGATCTTCCTGCGGAACGGCCAGTCCCTTGGCGATCAGCTGGTTCGCGAAGGACTCGCCCGGACCTGGTCCGGGCGCCGGGAACCCTGGTGCTGA
- a CDS encoding error-prone DNA polymerase, translating to MATYVELQVTSHFSFLRGVSSPEELFAAARLLGHKALGLADRGSVAGVVRGWEGQKATGVRMIAGARVDLVDGRALLLYPTTRPAWSRLTRLLSVGKARGGKGHCTLEWSDVAAWAEGLVAILIPDEPDDGLTGRLRELRDVFGSNGHLALTLRRRPKDAARLHALAAAADAQSIRCVATGDVLFHSPERRPLQDVVTAIRERTTIDALGFRRERFMDRNLKSPQEMERRFSAFPDAIQASADIAALCAFDLSEIQYQYPYEQVIEGRSAQEALAILTEQAARVMFPDGLPRPYRDQIDHELRLIGDLGYAPYFLTVNSIVAESRRRGILCQGRGSAANSCVCFMLGITSIDPIKHELLFERFVSGERKEPPDIDVDFEHERREEIIQWIYETYGRTRSALTAVVTRYRTRGAVGEVGKALGLPADLTKMLTGLVWGWSEDGISQEQIAALNLNGQDHRLRLTLELSRQLIGTPRHLSQHPGGFVLTQERLDDLVPIEPAAMEDRQVIEWDKDDIDRLRFMKVDVLGLGMLGCMNRAFNLLEQDKGIRVSMADLQDDDPDVYRMIRKADTMGTFQIESRAQMSMLPRMKPVRFYDLVIEVAIVRPGPIQGDMVHPYLRRREGRETPDYPKPELRAVLEKTLGVPLFQEQAMKVAIVGAGFTPVEADQLRRAMATFKLTGGVSHFYDKLVNGMVERGYPRDFAERTFRQIEGFGSYGFPESHAASFAKIAYASCWMKHHHPDVFCAALLNAQPMGFYAPAQLVGNARDHGVEIRPVSVNHSHWDCTLETTGGRYLAVRLGFRQVRGLANAHGAAIAGARGPVPYDNVEDVWRRAGVPRAAIERLAEADAFHVIAEDRRQGLWKVKGLGEAPLPLFAAADAREGKVSAEGIEPDVALRPLTAGREVVEDYRSTQLSLRGHPVSFLREELDRMGIVRCGDLAGIRDGRNIEVAGVILVRQRPGSAKGVLFVTIEDETGIANGILWPDRFEIYRRPIMSSSMITMRGRLQKEGEVIHVICDRILNQDDMLRSIGRTDFLVAPGRGDGASNGGGPDPRGPAFPRGRPLASPPRGTATEQDEIVRIRSHDFH from the coding sequence ATGGCGACTTATGTCGAGCTTCAGGTCACGAGCCACTTCTCTTTCCTGCGCGGGGTCTCCTCTCCCGAAGAGCTGTTCGCCGCAGCCCGGCTGCTCGGCCACAAGGCGCTGGGCCTTGCCGATCGGGGCAGTGTGGCGGGCGTGGTGCGCGGCTGGGAAGGCCAGAAGGCCACGGGTGTTCGGATGATCGCCGGCGCGCGCGTCGATCTTGTCGATGGCCGCGCCCTGCTGCTCTATCCAACGACACGCCCGGCCTGGTCCCGGCTCACCCGGCTTCTCTCGGTCGGGAAGGCGCGCGGCGGCAAAGGACATTGCACGCTCGAATGGAGCGACGTCGCTGCATGGGCCGAGGGCCTCGTCGCCATTCTCATCCCCGACGAGCCTGATGACGGGCTCACGGGACGGCTGAGAGAGCTACGCGATGTCTTCGGGTCTAACGGCCACCTCGCCCTCACCTTGCGCCGGCGCCCGAAGGACGCGGCCCGGCTTCACGCGCTCGCCGCCGCTGCCGACGCCCAATCCATACGCTGCGTCGCGACCGGCGACGTCCTGTTCCATTCGCCCGAACGGCGCCCGCTCCAGGACGTCGTCACTGCCATCCGGGAGCGAACGACGATCGATGCGCTGGGCTTCAGGCGCGAGCGGTTCATGGACAGGAACCTCAAATCGCCACAGGAAATGGAGCGGCGCTTTTCGGCCTTTCCTGACGCAATACAGGCCAGTGCCGATATCGCCGCGCTCTGTGCATTCGACCTCAGCGAGATCCAGTACCAATATCCCTATGAGCAGGTGATCGAAGGTCGATCGGCGCAGGAGGCGCTGGCGATCCTGACAGAACAGGCCGCCCGGGTGATGTTTCCCGACGGTCTCCCCCGGCCCTATCGCGATCAGATCGATCACGAGCTGCGGCTCATCGGAGACCTTGGCTATGCGCCCTATTTTCTCACCGTGAATTCGATCGTCGCCGAGAGCCGCAGGCGCGGCATCCTCTGCCAGGGTCGCGGCTCAGCTGCGAACAGCTGCGTGTGCTTCATGCTCGGCATCACTTCCATCGATCCGATCAAGCATGAGCTGCTGTTTGAGCGTTTCGTCTCGGGCGAACGCAAGGAGCCGCCCGATATCGACGTCGATTTCGAGCACGAGCGACGCGAGGAGATCATCCAGTGGATCTATGAAACCTATGGTCGCACGCGCAGCGCGCTGACCGCGGTCGTCACCCGTTATCGCACGCGCGGCGCGGTGGGCGAGGTTGGCAAGGCGCTCGGCCTGCCAGCCGATCTCACGAAGATGCTGACCGGCCTTGTCTGGGGCTGGTCGGAAGACGGGATCTCGCAGGAGCAAATTGCCGCCCTGAACCTCAATGGTCAGGATCATCGCCTGCGCCTCACGCTCGAGCTCTCCAGGCAGTTGATCGGGACACCTCGCCACCTCTCGCAGCATCCCGGCGGCTTCGTGCTGACTCAGGAGCGCCTGGACGATCTCGTACCGATTGAGCCTGCGGCTATGGAGGATCGTCAGGTCATCGAATGGGACAAGGACGATATCGACCGCCTCAGGTTCATGAAGGTCGATGTGCTCGGCCTTGGCATGCTGGGTTGCATGAACAGGGCCTTCAATCTGCTTGAGCAGGACAAGGGGATCAGGGTCAGCATGGCTGACCTGCAGGACGATGATCCCGATGTCTATCGCATGATCCGGAAGGCCGACACGATGGGCACTTTTCAGATCGAAAGCCGCGCGCAGATGTCGATGCTGCCGCGCATGAAGCCGGTCCGTTTCTACGATCTTGTCATCGAGGTCGCGATCGTACGGCCTGGCCCGATCCAGGGGGACATGGTCCACCCCTACTTGCGTCGCCGCGAGGGCAGGGAGACGCCGGACTATCCCAAACCCGAGCTGCGCGCCGTCCTCGAAAAGACGCTTGGCGTGCCGCTGTTCCAGGAACAGGCGATGAAAGTGGCCATCGTCGGCGCCGGCTTCACGCCCGTCGAAGCCGACCAGCTGCGCCGTGCCATGGCGACCTTCAAGCTCACCGGCGGGGTCAGCCATTTCTACGACAAGCTCGTCAACGGCATGGTCGAGCGCGGCTACCCCAGGGACTTTGCCGAGCGGACCTTCAGGCAGATCGAAGGGTTCGGCTCCTATGGTTTTCCCGAAAGCCATGCCGCGTCGTTTGCCAAGATCGCCTATGCGAGCTGCTGGATGAAGCATCACCATCCCGATGTCTTCTGCGCTGCGCTGCTCAACGCCCAGCCCATGGGCTTCTACGCGCCTGCCCAGCTCGTGGGGAATGCGCGCGATCATGGCGTCGAGATCCGTCCGGTCTCGGTCAATCACAGCCATTGGGATTGCACGCTCGAAACGACCGGGGGGCGATATCTTGCGGTCCGGCTCGGCTTCCGGCAGGTGCGCGGTCTTGCCAATGCCCACGGCGCAGCAATCGCGGGCGCACGCGGCCCGGTGCCCTATGACAACGTCGAGGATGTGTGGCGGCGCGCTGGTGTGCCGCGCGCCGCGATCGAACGTCTGGCGGAAGCCGATGCCTTCCACGTCATTGCTGAGGACCGGCGCCAGGGTCTCTGGAAGGTGAAAGGCCTGGGCGAAGCGCCGCTGCCTCTGTTCGCGGCGGCAGATGCGCGCGAGGGCAAAGTGAGCGCGGAAGGGATCGAGCCTGACGTGGCTTTGCGCCCGTTGACCGCTGGCCGCGAGGTTGTCGAAGACTATCGGTCGACCCAGCTTTCGCTGCGCGGACATCCGGTGAGTTTTCTTCGCGAAGAACTGGATCGAATGGGCATCGTGCGGTGCGGCGACCTTGCCGGCATCCGCGATGGCCGGAATATCGAGGTCGCGGGGGTGATCCTCGTGAGGCAGCGCCCAGGCTCGGCAAAAGGCGTCCTGTTCGTCACGATCGAGGACGAAACCGGAATCGCCAACGGCATCCTGTGGCCCGACCGGTTCGAGATCTATCGCCGGCCGATCATGTCGAGTTCGATGATTACCATGCGTGGCCGGCTGCAGAAGGAAGGCGAGGTCATTCATGTGATCTGCGACCGGATCCTCAATCAGGACGATATGCTCCGCTCGATCGGCCGGACCGATTTCCTCGTCGCGCCCGGCAGAGGCGATGGCGCATCAAATGGCGGCGGACCGGATCCGCGCGGTCCGGCATTCCCGCGCGGGCGGCCCCTCGCCTCCCCGCCCCGCGGCACGGCGACCGAACAGGATGAGATTGTGCGCATCAGGAGCCACGACTTTCATTAA
- a CDS encoding DNA polymerase Y family protein, which yields MTRVASLFLPQLPIERLRRMERPSALLPEPFPQSAQTPLPPIDDEPGACSVPRGGGWRPGARWARDGALSRRPSQAEPDAMPAHQRPTMREMGRRSEAADNPFKAMRPDDGSRGGGQVLPTTMTNPWARPLILIERIGQKEVISAACPIAIDLGLRPGMPAAQARAQVTDLEVRDAEPDADRAVLDRLALHAVGHWTPTASVAGPDGLWLDLTGTTHLFGGEARFCQRLLNFLRRLGFTGGIAIAGTPGAAHALARFSGRATTILRSGQETQALADLPVAALRLSPAALVSAARFGLERVGDFYPMPRGPLARRFGLETVQRLDQARGLSPEPIVPVVPFEEPLVERQLLEPIGTAEAITQVIGDLVDDLVAVLQVRGLGLRTLVLSCTRVDSDEQRIGLGTARATRDARHLKRMLGLQIERIEPGLGIEAMRLRTPRVEDLQPEALGDPLGGETAAPDIALLVDQLSGRVGEEALFRARGIESDVPERAVGRAPPLSTPTGWAPWRRPVRLLARPEPLGQVIALLPDHPPRRFIWRRQLYTVVAGDGPERVHGEWWQRPGELWAVRDYFAVETQGGARFWIFRRGDGVEAPTGDLSWYMHGAFG from the coding sequence ATGACCAGGGTCGCCTCGCTCTTCCTGCCGCAGCTCCCCATCGAGCGCCTGCGCAGGATGGAGCGGCCATCAGCGCTGCTGCCTGAGCCGTTTCCGCAGTCCGCCCAGACGCCCCTGCCGCCCATCGATGATGAGCCAGGCGCCTGCTCGGTTCCGCGCGGCGGAGGCTGGAGGCCGGGTGCACGCTGGGCGCGCGATGGCGCGCTAAGCCGGCGCCCCTCGCAGGCCGAACCGGATGCCATGCCGGCTCATCAGCGGCCGACCATGCGCGAGATGGGACGCCGCAGCGAAGCCGCGGACAATCCATTCAAGGCTATGCGGCCTGACGATGGCAGCCGGGGCGGCGGCCAGGTCCTGCCAACGACGATGACAAATCCATGGGCCAGGCCGCTCATCCTGATCGAGCGGATCGGGCAAAAGGAAGTGATCAGTGCGGCCTGCCCGATCGCAATCGATCTGGGCCTGCGCCCTGGCATGCCCGCCGCGCAGGCCCGGGCACAGGTCACCGATCTGGAAGTACGCGATGCAGAGCCGGATGCCGATCGGGCCGTTCTCGATCGCCTGGCGCTCCATGCGGTCGGGCATTGGACGCCGACCGCAAGCGTCGCCGGTCCTGACGGCCTTTGGCTCGACCTGACGGGCACGACGCATCTGTTCGGCGGCGAGGCGCGCTTCTGCCAGCGGCTGCTCAATTTTCTACGCAGGCTGGGCTTCACGGGCGGGATCGCAATCGCCGGAACGCCCGGCGCGGCCCATGCGCTCGCCCGGTTCAGCGGGCGCGCGACAACGATCCTCCGGTCCGGCCAGGAAACGCAGGCGCTTGCCGACCTTCCCGTTGCTGCTCTGCGACTGTCTCCGGCCGCCCTGGTCTCGGCGGCGCGCTTTGGTCTGGAGCGTGTCGGCGATTTCTATCCGATGCCGCGCGGCCCGCTCGCTCGTCGCTTTGGTCTCGAAACGGTCCAGCGTCTGGATCAGGCGCGAGGCCTCTCGCCTGAGCCGATCGTTCCCGTCGTGCCGTTCGAGGAGCCCTTGGTCGAACGTCAACTGCTCGAACCGATCGGAACAGCCGAAGCCATTACGCAGGTCATCGGCGATCTGGTCGACGATCTGGTAGCCGTGTTGCAGGTGCGCGGCCTCGGCCTGCGCACGCTGGTATTATCCTGCACGCGGGTCGATAGCGACGAGCAGCGGATCGGCCTCGGCACAGCACGAGCAACCCGCGATGCCAGGCATCTCAAACGCATGCTCGGTCTGCAGATCGAGCGGATCGAGCCAGGCCTCGGTATCGAGGCGATGCGGTTGCGCACCCCGCGCGTCGAGGATCTTCAACCCGAAGCGCTAGGGGACCCGCTCGGCGGCGAGACCGCCGCGCCGGACATCGCTCTGCTGGTGGACCAGCTTTCGGGCCGCGTCGGTGAGGAAGCGCTGTTTCGCGCGAGGGGCATCGAAAGCGACGTTCCGGAGCGCGCGGTCGGTCGCGCGCCGCCCCTGTCGACACCAACGGGATGGGCCCCCTGGCGCCGACCGGTCCGCCTTCTGGCGCGGCCGGAGCCCTTGGGCCAGGTCATCGCCTTGCTGCCCGATCATCCGCCACGGCGTTTCATCTGGCGCCGCCAGCTCTACACGGTCGTTGCTGGCGATGGTCCGGAACGCGTCCATGGCGAGTGGTGGCAGCGGCCCGGGGAGCTCTGGGCCGTGCGGGACTATTTCGCGGTCGAGACGCAGGGTGGCGCGCGCTTCTGGATCTTCCGGCGCGGCGACGGCGTCGAAGCGCCCACGGGCGATCTCAGCTGGTACATGCACGGGGCGTTCGGCTGA
- a CDS encoding SirB1 family protein, with translation MTIATIGLLDDEQITLDLAALALSELDHPGTDLELYASLLQDISSRLADDGADATRPADQAAVLAKVLHEEFGFKGDVESYDAPLNGDLIRVLDRRQGLPVSLSILYVAAARRVGWTADPLNTPGHVLVRLGGDDAVVIDPFNGGAIVRPEQLLALLGRAAAAGVAVSAEQSGPMSNRNTLVRLLMNQAMRAESANDPGRAMTIYQRMTLVAPSNPDGWWSLARLQLTAGHIDPARKSLSAMLEITRDPERREVITSVLEQISGAWRLARR, from the coding sequence ATGACCATTGCGACTATCGGCCTGCTCGATGACGAGCAAATCACCCTCGATCTGGCAGCTTTGGCCCTCAGTGAGCTCGATCATCCGGGCACGGACCTTGAGCTTTATGCTAGTCTGCTCCAGGATATTTCGAGCCGTCTTGCGGACGACGGCGCCGACGCGACACGTCCGGCGGACCAGGCAGCCGTTCTGGCAAAGGTGCTTCACGAGGAGTTCGGGTTCAAAGGCGACGTGGAGAGCTATGATGCGCCGCTCAATGGTGATCTGATCCGCGTGCTCGACAGACGTCAGGGTCTGCCGGTGAGCCTCTCTATCCTCTATGTCGCCGCAGCGCGGCGGGTCGGATGGACCGCCGACCCTCTCAATACGCCGGGTCATGTTCTGGTCCGCCTCGGCGGAGATGATGCGGTGGTGATCGATCCATTCAACGGCGGCGCGATTGTCCGACCGGAACAGCTCCTCGCGCTCCTCGGCAGGGCCGCAGCCGCAGGTGTCGCGGTATCTGCGGAACAATCCGGCCCCATGAGCAATCGCAACACGCTGGTCCGCCTCCTGATGAACCAGGCCATGCGAGCCGAAAGCGCGAACGATCCGGGCCGGGCCATGACAATCTACCAACGCATGACACTGGTTGCCCCGAGCAATCCGGACGGCTGGTGGTCACTCGCACGACTGCAGCTCACGGCAGGACACATCGATCCCGCCCGCAAGAGCCTCAGTGCCATGCTTGAAATCACCCGGGACCCGGAGCGTCGTGAAGTGATCACCTCGGTGCTCGAACAGATTTCCGGAGCCTGGCGGCTCGCGAGACGGTGA
- a CDS encoding SOS response-associated peptidase family protein → MGVAATPFDSDAPMGATRPIIRRNPEDVEELEMIEARWGSNPRFSDGVSYRFVRSEGQTLPSHRCLMPASEFHMKVGKKRYRVMLDSGQHFYLAGVWEPPLGTDSDLPFFRIVTVAANVEVAPFQDRHGAILFPRQVMHWLDRTVSNEELLITPPRNTFIVEQI, encoded by the coding sequence ATGGGCGTGGCGGCAACACCCTTCGACTCCGACGCTCCCATGGGCGCGACGCGGCCGATCATCCGGCGCAATCCCGAAGATGTCGAGGAGCTTGAGATGATCGAAGCGCGCTGGGGGTCCAATCCCCGGTTCAGCGATGGGGTGAGCTATCGCTTTGTGCGATCTGAAGGGCAGACATTGCCCAGCCACCGTTGCCTGATGCCGGCGTCCGAATTCCACATGAAGGTCGGCAAGAAGCGCTACCGGGTGATGCTCGACAGTGGCCAGCATTTCTATCTGGCCGGGGTCTGGGAGCCGCCCTTGGGGACGGACTCCGATCTCCCATTTTTCCGGATCGTGACGGTTGCGGCCAATGTCGAGGTCGCGCCTTTCCAGGATCGGCACGGCGCGATCCTCTTTCCGCGACAGGTCATGCACTGGCTGGATCGGACCGTTTCCAATGAGGAACTGCTGATCACGCCGCCCAGGAACACATTCATCGTCGAGCAGATCTGA
- a CDS encoding ImuA family protein codes for MTEPNHSPDRLRADQLSALRAELMHAQSVRGPVLPFGVPALDDRLVDHGLSGAGLHEMAPRSAELTDDAATSLFIAGIAARFAAKPGANVLWALSTFDLYAPALEHVGLGPDKLLYAQGRRDSEVLALAEDGLRDGSLACVVAEVKVADQVATRRLQLAASDGGTPILLYRRHRARDRCPLAQPSSAMTRWLIGSAPSAPLPHAGVGRARWSVELVRQRGGNPFQLEIEACDDQGRLALPAAAPHRAPAQDGAAISAAA; via the coding sequence ATGACAGAACCGAACCATTCCCCCGATCGCCTCCGGGCCGATCAGCTGTCGGCGCTTCGCGCCGAGCTCATGCACGCGCAAAGCGTGCGCGGCCCCGTGCTGCCATTTGGCGTGCCTGCGCTCGATGATCGGCTCGTCGATCATGGCCTGTCGGGCGCTGGCCTGCATGAAATGGCGCCCCGGTCCGCCGAGCTGACCGACGATGCAGCGACCAGCCTGTTCATCGCCGGGATTGCCGCGCGCTTCGCGGCGAAGCCTGGAGCCAATGTGCTCTGGGCCCTCTCGACGTTTGATCTCTATGCGCCTGCGCTCGAACATGTCGGCCTCGGTCCGGATAAGCTTCTCTATGCCCAGGGACGCCGGGACAGCGAGGTTCTTGCGCTTGCCGAGGATGGTCTGCGGGACGGATCGCTGGCCTGCGTCGTCGCGGAGGTGAAGGTCGCCGACCAGGTGGCGACCCGCCGTCTGCAACTGGCTGCATCCGACGGCGGCACGCCGATCCTGCTCTATCGCCGTCACCGCGCGCGCGATCGGTGCCCGCTGGCGCAGCCATCATCTGCAATGACCCGCTGGCTGATCGGCTCTGCCCCCTCCGCCCCCCTGCCCCATGCCGGTGTCGGCCGTGCGCGCTGGTCGGTCGAGCTGGTTCGCCAGCGTGGCGGCAATCCCTTCCAGCTTGAGATCGAGGCCTGCGATGACCAGGGTCGCCTCGCTCTTCCTGCCGCAGCTCCCCATCGAGCGCCTGCGCAGGATGGAGCGGCCATCAGCGCTGCTGCCTGA
- a CDS encoding peptidoglycan-binding protein, with product MIPKKFLVSSLLAAGFFKPQTIQAQLIQAASTPIDEGARLFQIFTQDHPLFFADHRSHRSHSSHRSHSSHRSGSGGHYSHTSHTSHRSSTGGYSGGSFYQAPAPRPSEPSPSSTPTPPEDTAAPFSTSTLGPRSLLEMPSSAAPDRATPPQLGPGAAIQARAERFRAIVRRVQIGLTGQGEYRGIIDGDVGPATRAALRRFQTSHGLTVTGTITPQVLDALRIASN from the coding sequence ATGATCCCTAAGAAGTTTCTCGTCTCGAGCCTGTTGGCCGCCGGGTTTTTCAAACCCCAGACGATCCAGGCCCAGCTGATCCAGGCCGCCTCAACGCCGATCGATGAGGGTGCGAGGCTGTTTCAGATCTTCACCCAGGATCATCCGCTGTTTTTTGCCGACCACAGAAGCCATCGCAGTCACAGCAGTCACCGCAGCCATAGCAGCCATCGTTCCGGCAGTGGCGGCCATTATAGCCACACAAGCCATACCAGTCACAGATCGAGCACGGGGGGCTACAGTGGCGGGTCCTTTTACCAGGCGCCTGCTCCCAGGCCGAGCGAGCCATCGCCAAGCTCCACGCCAACGCCGCCGGAAGACACTGCCGCTCCCTTTTCAACGTCAACCCTGGGGCCGCGCTCTTTGCTGGAGATGCCATCTTCGGCAGCGCCGGACCGCGCTACGCCGCCGCAACTGGGCCCAGGCGCTGCGATCCAGGCGCGCGCGGAACGGTTCAGGGCGATCGTGCGACGGGTGCAGATCGGGTTGACGGGGCAGGGCGAATATCGAGGCATTATCGATGGTGATGTCGGCCCTGCCACGCGAGCTGCCTTGCGCAGATTTCAGACAAGTCATGGTTTGACCGTCACCGGTACAATCACGCCTCAGGTGCTCGATGCTCTGCGCATCGCGAGCAACTGA
- a CDS encoding DksA/TraR family C4-type zinc finger protein yields the protein MANGWAPDGAVQDQIDDSVKDALAMARARLPTGEGLSQCEECGEPIPDARRIALPGARTCVGCQSARDRRPGYSAINRRGSKDSQLR from the coding sequence ATGGCGAATGGCTGGGCGCCCGATGGCGCCGTTCAGGATCAGATCGACGACAGCGTGAAGGACGCGCTGGCGATGGCGCGTGCGCGTCTGCCCACCGGAGAGGGGTTGTCCCAATGCGAGGAATGCGGCGAGCCAATTCCGGATGCGCGCCGGATTGCCCTTCCTGGGGCGCGAACATGTGTCGGTTGCCAGTCGGCGCGCGACAGGCGTCCAGGCTATTCTGCTATCAATCGCCGGGGCAGCAAGGATAGCCAGCTACGCTGA
- a CDS encoding SOS response-associated peptidase family protein, producing MCNDYRLLLDIATIADDFEGLKIRIRMPEGAPNVQARQDIRMTDMAPIVRTPADGQHRVGELVSRRWGWPGKSGPVYNFRTEGFGGRPPDLSVQRCLILADGFYEFTDPEVPRPKDKRLDKWLFTMKDHDWFCIAGIWRDSPVGQCFSMLTMDAGEEIAPYHNRQIIPLTRDQWADWLNSQVPAQEILRSLPAGSLVVKRLYPPPGRLAQATLSL from the coding sequence ATGTGCAATGATTACCGCCTCCTTCTCGACATCGCCACGATCGCCGATGACTTTGAAGGGCTGAAAATCAGGATCAGGATGCCGGAAGGCGCGCCGAACGTGCAGGCGCGTCAGGACATCAGGATGACCGACATGGCGCCAATCGTGCGTACGCCTGCCGACGGGCAGCACCGCGTCGGCGAGCTTGTGAGCAGACGTTGGGGCTGGCCAGGTAAGTCGGGGCCGGTCTATAATTTCCGGACTGAGGGCTTTGGCGGCAGACCGCCCGATCTCAGCGTCCAGCGCTGCCTCATCCTCGCCGACGGCTTCTACGAATTTACCGATCCCGAAGTCCCACGTCCGAAGGACAAGCGCCTCGACAAATGGCTGTTCACGATGAAGGACCATGACTGGTTCTGTATCGCCGGGATCTGGCGGGATAGTCCGGTCGGCCAGTGCTTCTCGATGCTGACGATGGACGCAGGCGAGGAGATTGCGCCCTATCATAATCGGCAGATCATTCCCCTGACGCGCGACCAGTGGGCGGACTGGCTCAATTCCCAAGTGCCTGCGCAGGAAATCCTGCGGTCTCTTCCGGCGGGAAGCCTGGTGGTCAAGCGCCTCTACCCGCCGCCCGGCCGGCTCGCCCAGGCGACGCTCTCGCTCTGA
- a CDS encoding endonuclease/exonuclease/phosphatase family protein, giving the protein MKFLLALPLACLVGLSACATPAAPPSRAETRADRPLKLVSWNMEFLAEKDGVGCEPRVESDYAAMRRIVDGLDADVIAFQEVETEAAAARVFDPARYTIVIEARKGSPGGTCGGQFKEQAVIRQAVGFAIRKGLAFERHPDVTSLMLGNEQLRSGVDLTLRPAGRKPLRLLSVHLKSGCFTGQDAKACPVLLDQIPKLEAWIDEAARGPLPFVILGDWNRRLGLPDDRVWAEIDDGEPANADLRLADAGTPPTCDPRYDSFIDHIVLDRRAAGRMIAFGETRYAPGEKHYSDHCPVSVTLSE; this is encoded by the coding sequence ATGAAATTCCTCCTCGCGCTTCCCCTCGCCTGCCTTGTTGGCCTCTCCGCCTGCGCGACGCCAGCGGCACCGCCATCTCGCGCCGAAACACGCGCCGACCGTCCGCTCAAGCTTGTGAGCTGGAACATGGAATTTCTGGCTGAGAAGGATGGCGTCGGTTGCGAGCCACGTGTCGAGAGTGATTACGCCGCTATGCGCAGGATCGTCGATGGTCTCGATGCGGACGTCATCGCTTTCCAGGAAGTCGAGACCGAGGCGGCAGCGGCCCGCGTGTTCGATCCTGCGCGCTACACCATCGTCATAGAGGCGCGAAAGGGCTCGCCTGGCGGCACCTGTGGCGGGCAGTTCAAAGAGCAGGCCGTCATTCGTCAGGCCGTGGGATTTGCCATTCGCAAGGGCCTTGCGTTTGAGCGTCATCCTGATGTGACATCGTTGATGCTCGGCAATGAGCAGCTTCGCTCGGGCGTGGACCTGACGTTGAGGCCGGCCGGCCGCAAGCCGCTGCGCCTTCTCTCGGTTCACCTCAAGTCGGGCTGCTTCACCGGGCAGGATGCGAAGGCTTGCCCTGTCCTGCTCGACCAGATTCCGAAGCTTGAAGCCTGGATCGACGAGGCCGCGAGAGGTCCTCTCCCGTTCGTGATCCTGGGCGACTGGAACCGACGCCTTGGCTTGCCTGATGACCGGGTCTGGGCAGAGATAGACGATGGTGAACCAGCAAATGCGGATCTCAGGCTCGCCGACGCCGGCACGCCGCCGACCTGTGATCCCCGCTATGACAGCTTCATCGATCATATCGTGCTGGATCGCCGTGCCGCGGGCCGCATGATCGCGTTCGGGGAGACCCGCTATGCTCCAGGCGAGAAGCATTATTCAGATCATTGCCCGGTCTCGGTGACACTGAGCGAGTGA